In Pyrus communis chromosome 1, drPyrComm1.1, whole genome shotgun sequence, the following are encoded in one genomic region:
- the LOC137712538 gene encoding pentatricopeptide repeat-containing protein At2g04860, which produces MNLAFSFGLSAKPNLPYFHSLLKSHSESKNPKQALLLFRQLFEYNLKPNDLTFSLLLKSCTSSSSSGFNSVSSKLEANQIHTHLLKSGVNRYVYVSTALLDLYMKLGCVRAAQKVFDDMPDRDVVSWNALISGFSRNGYAFEALNCFVRMCREGLCPCRTTLVSLVPSCGRQELVFLGKCVHGFGIKAGLDSDSNVKNVLTSMYAKSADLEAAELLFEEIVDKSVVSWNTMIGAYGQNGFFHEAMLVFKQMQEENVPANLVTMVSLLSANANPESTHCHALKTGHANDASVITSLICEYATRGNTESGKLLYRSLPQKNLVSLTAIISSYAEKDNIAQVLECFAHLQRLDMKLDAVSMVCILHGIKVPVDIGLGLAFHGYGIKIGLTADSLVANCLISMYSRFDKIEAAFSLFLDMQAKSLLTWNSLISGCVQVGRSSDALDLFLQMKMSGYSPDSITVSSLLSGCGQIGYLRFGEKLHNYVLRNNLEVEDFVGTALIDMYTKCGRIELAERVFKSIQEPCLASWNSILLGYSHYGSEHRALACFLKMQEQGIMPDNITFLGVFVACAHGGFVEEGRKYFQIMREEFNIVPRLQHCACMVGLFGRAGFFQEALVFIRDMEMEPDFAVWGALLNACCIHQEVKLGEYIAKKLFLLDSKSGGFFVLISNLYAVKGMWDDVARVREMMRETGGDGCSGVSVIETNVSLCLNKPSLNTHFGQILFI; this is translated from the coding sequence ATGAACTTGGCCTTTTCTTTCGGCCTCTCTGCGAAGCCCAACCTTCCCTATTTCCACTCTCTCCTAAAATCTCACAGCGAAAGCAAAAATCCTAAACAGGCACTGCTTCTTTTTCGCCAGTTGTTTGAGTACAATTTGAAGCCCAATGATCTCACTTTCTCTCTGCTCCTTAAATCCTGcacttcttcctcctcctcggGTTTTAATTCAGTGAGCTCAAAACTAGAAGCAAATCAGATTCATACCCACTTGCTGAAATCAGGTGTCAATCGATATGTATATGTGAGTACTGCTCTTCTTGATTTGTATATGAAATTGGGTTGTGTAAGGGCTGCCCAGAAGGTGTTTGATGATATGCCTGACAGAGATGTTGTCTCATGGAATGCGTTGATTTCTGGGTTTTCTCGAAATGGGTATGCTTTTGAAGCGTTGAATTGCTTTGTCCGAATGTGTAGAGAGGGGCTTTGTCCTTGTCGGACGACTTTGGTTAGTTTGGTTCCGTCGTGTGGTAGGCAAGAGTTAGTTTTTCTTGGGAAATGTGTTCATGGGTTTGGAATTAAGGCGGGCCTGGATTCGGATTCTAACGTGAAGAATGTGCTTACCTCGATGTATGCTAAATCTGCAGATTTGGAGGCGGCGGAGCTCTTGTTTGAAGAGATAGTTGACAAGAGTGTAGTTTCTTGGAATACTATGATTGGCGCTTATGGACAAAATGGTTTCTTTCATGAGGCAATGCTTGTCTTTAAACAAATGCAGGAGGAAAATGTTCCGGCCAATCTGGTGACCATGGTAAGCCTCCTGTCAGCAAATGCAAATCCTGAGTCTACCCATTGTCATGCCCTTAAAACTGGTCATGCAAATGATGCTTCTGTGATTACTTCGCTAATTTGTGAATATGCAACACGAGGGAACACAGAATCCGGAAAACTGCTTTACAGGTCATTGCCTCAGAAGAACTTGGTTTCCCTGACTGCAATTATTTCAAGCTATGCTGAGAAAGATAACATAGCTCAGGTACTGGAATGCTTTGCACACTTGCAGCGGTTAGACATGAAACTGGACGCAGTTTCTATGGTTTGCATCCTTCATGGGATAAAAGTCCCTGTTGATATTGGCCTTGGACTTGCTTTCCATGGTTATGGAATAAAGATTGGGCTGACGGCTGATTCTTTGGTTGCAAATTGTTTGATAAGCATGTACTCGAGGTTTGACAAGATAGAAGCCGCTTTTTCTTTATTCCTTGATATGCAAGCAAAATCGTTGCTTACTTGGAATTCTTTGATATCGGGATGTGTACAAGTGGGAAGGTCAAGTGATGCCCTGGACTTGTTTCTCCAAATGAAAATGTCCGGATATAGTCCAGATAGCATCACTGTTTCTAGCTTACTATCTGGGTGTGGCCAAATTGGGTACTTGCGATTTGGGGAGAAACTTCATAACTATGTCCTCCGAAACAATCTTGAAGTGGAAGATTTTGTTGGAACCGCTCTTATAGACATGTACACCAAGTGTGGAAGAATAGAACTTGCTGAAAGGGTGTTTAAGAGCATCCAAGAACCATGTTTGGCATCATGGAACTCAATCCTCTTGGGTTATAGCCACTACGGGTCAGAACATAGAGCTCTTGCTTGCTTCTTGAAAATGCAAGAGCAGGGGATAATGCCCGATAATATCACTTTTTTGGGAGTTTTCGTTGCTTGTGCTCATGGAGGTTTTGTTGAGGAGGGAAGAAAATATTTCCAAATAATGAGGGAAGAGTTCAATATAGTGCCACGCTTGCAACACTGCGCTTGCATGGTTGGTCTCTTTGGCCGCGCGGGCTTCTTCCAGGAGGCATTGGTTTTCATCAGAGATATGGAGATGGAGCCCGACTTCGCAGTGTGGGGAGCCTTGCTGAATGCTTGTTGCATCCACCAAGAGGTGAAGCTTGGGGAGTACATAGCCAAAAAGTTGTTTCTCTTGGACAGTAAAAGTGGCGGGTTCTTCGTGCTGATCTCAAATCTTTATGCGGTTAAAGGGATGTGGGACGATGTAGCTAGGGTGAGGGAGATGATGAGAGAGACCGGAGGGGACGGTTGTTCAGGAGTGAGTGTTATTGAGACGAATGTAAGTTTGTGCTTGAATAAACCTAGTTTGAATACACATTTTGGGCAGATTCTGTTTATATAA
- the LOC137715649 gene encoding protein CYPRO4-like, with the protein MGGAHSREHLELSDSDEEESEEQESYEDVEETEADQRQRSAERGTKTPSSAALDDVDAKLKALSLKYGSSSRNTNLKNPVKLYLHIGGNTPKAKWVTSEKLTSFNFIKTSRMEVDNDEEEEEEEEFDEEGLWVLRVGAKVKAKVSAEMQLLTFADQRRVDFFARGVWAMKFFSDEEYSAFVIKYNDCLFENTYGYEATEENRVKVYGKDFVGWAKPEMADDSVWEDAEDNFLKSPGSATPVRGNQNLREEFEEAHNGGIQSLALGALDNSFLVGNSGIQVVKNFAHGIHGKGVYVNFDDGSYGGGSNLARSTPRKALLMKAETNMLLMSPMNEGKPHTTGLHQLDIETGKVVTEWKFEKDGADITMRDITNDSKGAQLDPSGSTFLGLDDNRLCRWDMRDRKGMVQDLAASSGPVLNWNQGHQFSRGTNFQCFASTGDGSIAVGSLDGKIRLYSINSMRQAKTAFPGLGSPITHVDVTFDGKWILGTTDTYLILICTIFTDKDGKTKTGFSGRMGNRISAPRLLKLTPLDSHLAGTNNKFRNAQFSWVTENGKQERHLVATVGKFSVVWNFQQVKDGSHECYRNQQGLKSCYCYKIVPKDDSIVDSCFMHDKFAVTDSPEAPLVIATPLKVSSFSISSTNRQLSLQ; encoded by the exons ATGGGCGGAGCTCACAGCCGCGAACACCTCGAGCTTTCCGACTCCGACGAGGAAGAGAGCGAAGAGCAGGAGAGCTACGAGGACGTGGAGGAAACTGAAGCCGACCAGCGCCAGAGATCCGCCGAGCGGGGAACCAAAACGCCGTCGTCGGCTGCATTAGACGACGTGGACGCCAAGCTCAAGGCTTTGAGTCTCAAGTACGGGTCTTCTTCCAGGAACACGAATCTGAAGAATCCGGTGAAGCTGTACCTCCACATTGGAGGGAACACCCCAAAAGCGAAATGGGTAACTTCCGAAAAACTCActtctttcaattttattaagACATCTCGAATGGAGGTTGATAatgatgaggaggaagaggaagaagaggaatttGATGAGGAGGGTTTGTGGGTTTTGAGGGTGGGGGCCAAAGTTAAGGCTAAGGTATCGGCCGAGATGCAATTGCTCACTTTTGCCGATCAGCGGCGTGTCGATTTCTTTGCCAGAGGCGTGTGGGCAATGAAGTTTTTCAGTGATGAGGAGTATAGTGCTTTTGTGATTAAGTACAATGACTGTTTGTTTGAGAACACTTATGGGTATGAGGCCACTGAGGAGAACAGGGTGAAGGTTTATGGGAAAGATTTTGTTGGGTGGGCGAAGCCCGAAATGGCGGATGATTCGGTCTGGGAAGATGCGGAGGATAATTTTTTGAAGAGCCCTGGCTCAGCAACACCAGTGAGGGGAAATCAGAATTTGAGAGAGGAGTTTGAGGAGGCCCACAATGGCGGTATACAGAGCTTGGCATTAGGTGCATTGGACAATAGTTTCTTGGTGGGGAACTCTGGCATTCAGGTTGTTAAGAATTTTGCTCATGGAATACATGGTAAAGGTGTTTATGTGAATTTTGATGATGGGAGCTATGGAGGCGGTTCAAATTTGGCACGGTCTACACCTAGGAAGGCTCTGCTGATGAAGGCCGAGACTAACATGCTCCTTATGAGTCCGATGAATGAAGGGAAGCCTCATACAACCGGGCTCCATCAGCTTGATATCGAAACCGGGAAGGTTGTTACTGAGTGGAAGTTTGAGAAAGATGGAGCTGACATTACAATGAGGGATATCACAAATGATAGTAAGGGAGCACAGTTGGACCCCTCAGGATCGACATTCTTGGGTTTGGATGACAACAGGCTTTGCCGGTGGGATATGCGTGATAGGAAGGGAATGGTTCAGGACCTTGCAGCTTCTAGTGGTCCTGTTCTCAATTGGAACCAAGGGCATCAGTTCTCAAGAGGGACTAACTTTCAGTGCTTTGCTAGCACTGGTGATGGCTCAATTGCTGTTGGGTCGCTTGATGGGAAGATCAGGTTGTACTCGATCAATTCGATGAGGCAGGCGAAAACTGCTTTTCCAGGCCTTGGTTCACCTATTACTCATGTTGATGTTACTTTTGATGGGAAGTGGATTTTGGGCACAACGGACACCTATTTGATCCTCATCTGCACAATCTTTACTGATAAGGATGGCAAGACAAAGACTGGTTTTAGCGGGCGTATGGGAAATAGAATTTCAGCTCCAAGACTGCTGAAGCTGACTCCCCTGGATTCACATTTGGCGGGCACAAATAACAAGTTTCGTAATGCTCAGTTTTCGTGG GTCACGGAGAACGGGAAGCAGGAGCGACATCTGGTTGCAACTGTGGGCAAATTTAGTGTGGTTTGGAACTTTCAACAGGTGAAAGATGGCTCACACGAGTGCTACCGCAACCAGCAGGGCTTGAAGAGCTGCTACTGCTACAAGATAGTCCCCAAGGATGACTCCATTGTCGACAGTTGCTTCATGCATGACAAGTTTGCAGTTACTGACTCACCTGAGGCCCCACTTGTGATTGCAACCCCTCTGAAAGTCAGCTCCTTCAGCATATCCAGTACCAATAGACAATTGTCTCTGCAGTGA
- the LOC137747002 gene encoding photosystem I chlorophyll a/b-binding protein 5, chloroplastic-like, translating into MAAAVERGFVVQPCPLSFVSNKNTSRPSFAIGHGKPARARGFARHVAQAQVRPTWLPGLDPPAYLDGSLAGDFGFDPLGLGEDPESLRWYVQAELVHARFAMLGVAGILLTDLLRVTGLLSVPVWYNAGAVKFGFANTETLLIVQCILMGFVETKRYMDFKTPGSQAKDGSFFGLESALEGLEPGYPGGPLLNPLGLAKDIKNAHEWKLKEIKNGRLAMVAMLGFFVQASVTHVGPIDNLLEHLSNPWHRTIVQTLANSS; encoded by the exons ATGGCTGCTGCAGTGGAGAGAGGTTTCGTTGTGCAGCCATGTCCTTTATCCTTTGTTTCTAATAAGAACACATCAAGGCCCTCATTTGCTATCGGGCATGGCAAACCAGCAAGGGCTCGAGGTTTTGCCCGCCATGTGGCTCAAGCCCAAGTGCGCCCTACATGGCTCCCAGGGCTTGACCCACCAGCCTACCTCGACGGAAG CTTGGCTGGGGATTTTGGGTTTGACCCGCTTGGACTCGGGGAGGACCCGGAAAGCTTGAGGTGGTATGTGCAGGCAGAGCTGGTTCATGCTCGCTTTGCAATGCTTGGAGTTGCAGGAATTCTACTTACAGAT TTACTGAGGGTAACAGGGCTTCTTAGTGTACCAGTTTGGTACAATGCAGGTGCAGTTAAATTTGGCTTTGCTAATACAGAAACTCTGCTCATTGTCCAATGTATCTTGATGGG ATTTGTTGAAACTAAAAGATACATGGATTTCAAAACTCCTGGATCTCAAGCCAAAGATGGATCATTCTTTGGATTGGAATCTGCACTTGAAGGTTTAGAACCTGG ATATCCCGGAGGTCCGTTGCTGAACCCTCTTGGTCTGGCAAAAGATATCAAGAATGCTCATGAGTGGAAGCTTAAAGAGATTAAGAACG GACGGCTTGCAATGGTGGCGATGCTGGGTTTCTTTGTGCAAGCATCTGTGACTCATGTGGGACCCATTGATAATCTTCTGGAGCACCTCTCCAACCCATGGCACAGAACCATAGTTCAGACCCTTGCAAACTCTTCTTAA
- the LOC137733876 gene encoding protein HEAT INTOLERANT 4-like yields the protein MARGAKRKASQREENKENSTKADNHKEQSSKAATRSKRVKASHPQSEPEYFEEPRQLEDLWKAAFPVGTEWDHLDKVYQFKWDFSNLEKAFEEGGKLHDLGNNKVYLFGGTEPQQVPYKGDLKIIYIPIVVAVVSPCPPSDKIGIKSVQRETEEIVPMKQMKMDWIPYIPYDKRDSQVVEYSRNSPQIFVLGCTQRRASLKHMKIDRLKKFDYCLPYLMPIKEEELELSTEVDILFPQEPNPPVYCVFDWQFDEVEEFTDERIKEEELSADQKDAFMEFVKEKVRQQKKENREKKEARKQEFEKMSTETKAAFENLRYYKFYPVQTPDTPDISGVKAAYINRYYNKAHEVL from the coding sequence ATGGCGAGAGGAGCTAAGAGGAAGGCCAGCCAGAGagaagaaaacaaggaaaattcAACCAAGGCAGACAACCACAAAGAACAATCCAGCAAGGCCGCCACTCGGTCAAAGCGGGTCAAGGCATCGCACCCCCAATCCGAGCCCGAGTACTTTGAGGAGCCTCGTCAGTTGGAAGATCTCTGGAAGGCTGCCTTTCCTGTTGGAACAGAGTGGGATCACTTGGACAAGGTGTACCAATTCAAGTGGGATTTCTCAAACCTTGAAAAAGCATTTGAAGAGGGGGGCAAGCTGCACGATCTTGGGAACAACAAAGTGTATCTCTTTGGTGGTACAGAGCCTCAACAAGTCCCCTATAAGGgtgatttgaaaattatttacATACCTATTGTGGTGGCTGTTGTATCGCCTTGCCCACCTTCTGACAAAATTGGGATTAAGTCGGTTCAGAGAGAGACTGAAGAAATTGTTCCAATGAAACAGATGAAAATGGATTGGATTCCATATATTCCTTATGACAAGAGAGACAGCCAAGTTGTTGAATATAGTCGAAATTCTCCTCAAATATTTGTGCTGGGATGCACTCAGAGACGGGCTTCCTTGAAACACATGAAGATTGATCGTCTAAAGAAATTTGACTACTGCTTGCCGTATCTAATGCCGATCAAGGAAGAGGAGCTTGAGCTGAGCACCGAGGTCGACATACTTTTTCCACAGGAACCAAATCCACCGGTTTACTGTGTGTTTGATTGGCAGTTTGATGAAGTTGAGGAGTTCACTGACGAGCGGATAAAAGAGGAGGAACTATCTGCAGATCAAAAGGATGCCTTCATGGAGTTTGTCAAGGAGAAAGTGCgtcaacaaaagaaagaaaaccgaGAGAAAAAGGAGGCCCGCAAAcaagaatttgaaaaaatgaGTACGGAAACTAAAGCagcatttgaaaatttgaggTATTACAAGTTCTACCCCGTGCAAACACCCGATACTCCTGACATATCAGGTGTCAAGGCTGCATACATCAACAGGTACTACAACAAGGCTCATGAGGTTCTGTGA
- the LOC137733869 gene encoding protein WEAK CHLOROPLAST MOVEMENT UNDER BLUE LIGHT 1-like, giving the protein MEVVKTAEVMPPPESSSSSNHNQQSAGDAPANSEKHDSVESNSHLPTMDNPKLEITLSSSDGGPSLEQNQPLPTDNPASSSSAMENGKLPAAEHASNSTSPEQSQLLPTDTPPSIATVTEKDTKDSPVEDLGPKSVDSVSNSASQEQNQLHPTDTPASASVSTVNKTETDVQGTMAEDSDPKNADKVVQPTTRSLPNIKVSRIAVNKAEAIYSPKSAKLAYVNNVVSSPNAKFASFSARKSVVTDSPKSAKNRGLIDTTAPFESVKEAVSKFGGIVDWKAHRIQTVERRKIVEQELEKAQEEIPEYRKQSEGAENAKVQVLKELDSTKRLVEELKLNLERAQTEEQQAKQDSELAKLRVEEMEQGIADEASVAAKAQLEVAKARHTAAVTELKSVKEELETLYKEYASLVTEKDTAIKKAEEAISASKEVEKTVEELTIELIATKESLEAAHAAHLEAEEQRIGAVMAKEQDSLHWEKELKQAEEELQKLNHQILSAEDLKSKLDTALALLLDLKSELAAYMESRLKVENGGVLKDGLQEPEKKTHTDIQAAVASAKKELEEVKLNIEKAVAEVNILKVAATSLKSELESEKSALATIRQREGMASVAVASLEADLEKTRSEIALVQMKEKEAREKMIELPKELQQAAQEADQAKVLSEMAGEELRKAREGAEQAKAGASTVESRLLAAQKEIEAARASEKLALAAIKALQESEQARSTNDTDSPTGVTLSVAEYYELSKRAHDAEEQANARVAAASSQIDVAKESELKSLEKLEEVNREMAARKEALKIAMEKAEKAKAGKLGVEQELRKWRAEHEQRRKLGESAQAAATATKSPKASFEARKESKDFDCAPDSAASEQYSSSPKYGLGSPIEAGPSPPEVKQGKKKKKSFFPRIFMFLARRRAHQNKLNNS; this is encoded by the exons ATGGAGGTTGTGAAAACTGCAGAAGTAATGCCTCCTCCAGAATCTTCTTCGTCCTCCAACCATAATCAACAATCCGCCGGGGATGCTCCTGCAAATTCGGAAAAGCATGACAGTGTTGAAAGTAACAGTCATTTGCCAACGATGGACAACCCTAAATTAGAAATTACACTAAGTTCTTCTGACGGAGGACCCTCTCTGGAACAAAATCAACCACTTCCAACAGATAATCCGGCTTCTAGCTCATCAGCAATGGAAAATGGTAAATTACCAGCTGCAGAACATGCTTCAAATAGCACATCTCCAGAACAAAGTCAACTTCTTCCAACAGATACCCCACCCTCAATCGCTACAGTCACAGAGAAAGATACTAAGGATAGTCCGGTGGAAGATCTGGGTCCCAAAAGTGTCGATAGTGTTTCAAATAGTGCATCTCAGGAACAAAATCAACTTCATCCAACAGATACTCCAGCCTCAGCCTCAGTAAGTACGGTCAATAAAACAGAGACAGATGTTCAGGGTACCATGGCGGAAGATTCTGATCCTAAAAATGCTGACAAGGTAGTGCAACCCACGACACGTTCTCTACCCAATATAAAAGTTTCCAGAATTGCTGTTAACAAAGCTGAAGCCATTTATTCTCCTAAGAGTGCTAAGCTGGCATATGTGAACAATGTAGTCTCATCACCCAATGCAAAGTTTGCTAGCTTCTCTGCAAGAAAATCAGTCGTCACTGATTCCCCTAAGAGTGCTAAGAACAGAGGCCTTATTGATACAACTGCACCTTTTGAATCAGTTAAAGAAGCTGTTTCCAAATTTGGAGGAATTGTTGATTGGAAAGCCCATAGAATCCAAACTGTGGAG AGACGCAAGATTGTGGAGCAAGAACTTGAGAAAGCACAGGAGGAGATTCCTGAGTATAGGAAACAATCAGAGGGTGCCGAAAATGCAAAGGTTCAAGTATTGAAGGAGCTGGATAGCACTAAGAGACTCGTAGAAGAATTGAAGCTCAACCTGGAGAGAGCACAAACAGAAGAACAACAGGCAAAACAAGACTCCGAACTTGCCAAACTAAGGGTGGAAGAGATGGAGCAAGGTATAGCTGACGAGGCTAGTGTTGCAGCCAAGGCACAGCTTGAGGTTGCTAAGGCGAGGCATACAGCTGCGGTGACAGAGCTGAAATCTGTTAAAGAGGAGCTGGAAACGCTGTACAAGGAATATGCTTCTTTAGTCACCGAGAAAGATACAGCCATTAAAAAAGCTGAAGAGGCCATTTCTGCATCCAAGGAAGTGGAGAAAACAGTGGAAGAACTGACGATTGAGCTAATTGCCACAAAGGAGTCATTAGAGGCTGCGCATGCCGCTCATTTGGAAGCAGAGGAACAAAGGATTGGAGCAGTCATGGCCAAGGAACAAGATTCGCTTCATTGGGAGAAGGAGTTAAAGCAGGCAGAAGAGGAGCTTCAGAAACTTAACCACCAAATATTGTCGGCTGAGGATCTCAAGTCAAAACTAGACACAGCCTTGGCCTTACTACTTGATTTGAAATCTGAATTAGCTGCATATATGGAATCAAGATTAAAGGTGGAAAATGGAGGAGTCTTGAAAGATGGGCTACAGGAACCAGAGAAGAAAACTCATACCGATATACAAGCAGCAGTTGCTTCTGCAAAGAAGGAGCTGGAGGAAGTGAAGCTCAACATAGAGAAAGCAGTTGCTGAAGTAAATATCTTGAAGGTGGCTGCCACATCATTAAAATCGGAACTTGAAAGTGAGAAGTCAGCTCTTGCCACCATTAGGCAGAGAGAGGGAATGGCATCAGTGGCTGTTGCATCTCTTGAAGCTGACCTGGAGAAGACTAGGTCGGAAATAGCTCTAGTTCagatgaaggagaaagaagccAGAGAGAAGATGATTGAGCTACCCAAAGAATTACAGCAAGCAGCACAGGAGGCTGACCAGGCAAAGGTACTTTCTGAAATGGCTGGTGAAGAGCTGCGCAAGGCAAGGGAAGGAGCAGAGCAAGCAAAGGCTGGAGCAAGTACTGTGGAAAGTAGATTACTTGCGGCGCAAAAGGAAATAGAGGCTGCTAGAGCCTCCGAGAAGTTGGCATTAGCAGCAATTAAAGCTTTGCAAGAGAGTGAACAAGCCAGAAGCACCAATGATACTGATTCACCCACTGGGGTAACTCTTTCTGTAGCAGAGTATTATGAGCTCAGCAAACGGGCCCATGATGCAGAAGAACAGGCGAACGCGAGAGTTGCAGCTGCAAGTTCCCAAATCGATGTGGCCAAGGAGTCTGAGCTCAAAAGCTTGGAAAAGTTGGAAGAAGTTAATCGGGAAATGGCTGCGAGAAAAGAAGCACTCAAGATTGCAATGGAGAAGGCTGAGAAAGCCAAGGCAGGCAAGTTGGGGGTTGAGCAGGAGTTGAGAAAGTGGAGGGCCGAACATGAGCAACGGCGAAAGCTTGGTGAATCTGCTCAGGCAGCAGCAACTGCCACTAAAAGCCCGAAGGCCAGTTTTGAGGCAAGGAAAGAATCCAAGGACTTTGACTGCGCACCTGATTCTGCCGCATCTGAGCAATATTCATCAAGCCCCAAGTATGGACTTGGAAGCCCCATCGAAGCTGGTCCATCACCCCCAGAAGTAAAGcagggaaagaagaaaaagaagtcgTTCTTCCCACGGATATTTATGTTCTTGGCCAGAAGAAGGGCGCAtcaaaacaagttaaataacTCTTGA